A region of Massilia sp. KIM DNA encodes the following proteins:
- a CDS encoding TonB-dependent receptor: MMFKQKPLAVAVSMAVWSLATLPAMAQEAPAGTPMQTVEVTGIRASLAKSLAVKKDAAANVEVITAEDVGKMPDKNLADSLQRLSGVAVRTDYDEAEKVSLRGTNPDQTLIIFNGHAVASADWYVADQASASRSTSLSLMPSHVLQQAVVYKTTQANIVDGGLAGTINVSTRRPLSQKERVSGYISAGASYAELPGRYAPDLNGSVTWKNEAGTFGVLGALFAEKRYVRRDSVSRFAYGTNSGWDVINTATMLGITDASLAGTGYKASDLNGVRLPGSMSSEFVESVRDRKGGMLSLQFKPNRDLDVVVTGFHSVLDADNHGRLTSSAIYSMLLGKNHPLGSTAATAINTNSNGQRVYAQIRNPVIVNETTVYGHPLKVLKAADIVFPDGTTPQYVGNSEGFFRDGAKATSSFLDLDAKYRVNDDLTVKTLLSATRATGRTELDQGLTLARYGTGISYALGGLHDAPYVKYHGAGSNQPGLNPDGSGYRIVDRAASGVKTIDKEWNAQFDAEYKLNRGFVQSLEAGVRVADHERTTARRGPAFRAALIDGTTGALNAAAITPTTGWQPYPGDFGGDLGGSFWDNTGFTYTRDFTKQYTAENTKETSAAWERRVGTELDVRERQTAGYLMANLEWDRWSGNVGLRFVRTTVKSNIPTPINPRNACARIEPNQPVVPCATFPGAIVDAGDAVGYFDGQPFNPFSGTMYYKTATKRDFDNWLPSMNLRYEISKDMIARFGAGRTIGRQNYNILGAGFGSPTCDAQGCRVTGPNPDLKPQTADNVDLSWAWYFAPRSIIAVSLYHSKIKGYPKTGVGTSTIDLTDPRDNTVKAFVVNTAGQQGAKINGIDVQYEQPFGNTGFGFTSNVSRAKTKVDDGRPLVGASEWTGNLGLYYETDKISTRLVANYRGEYVNSTTAPAPTANSQGLSTINGILMPTAPTYADDVTTLAFSLNYYFTKNIELAFSATNLTNAKRAQYRYSEEEQQKLDVSGRQYFVNLRYKF; the protein is encoded by the coding sequence ATGATGTTCAAACAGAAGCCGCTCGCGGTGGCGGTGTCGATGGCTGTGTGGAGCCTCGCGACGCTGCCGGCCATGGCCCAGGAGGCTCCGGCCGGTACGCCGATGCAGACCGTGGAAGTGACGGGTATCCGCGCTTCGCTGGCCAAGTCGCTGGCCGTGAAGAAGGACGCCGCCGCCAACGTCGAGGTGATCACTGCCGAAGACGTGGGCAAGATGCCGGACAAGAACCTGGCCGACTCGCTGCAGCGCCTGTCCGGCGTGGCGGTGCGCACCGACTACGACGAGGCCGAGAAGGTCTCGCTGCGCGGCACCAACCCCGACCAGACCCTCATCATCTTCAACGGCCACGCCGTGGCCAGCGCCGACTGGTACGTGGCCGACCAGGCTTCCGCCTCGCGTTCGACCAGCCTGTCGCTGATGCCCTCGCACGTGCTGCAGCAAGCGGTGGTGTACAAGACCACCCAGGCCAACATCGTCGACGGCGGCCTGGCCGGCACCATCAACGTCAGCACCCGCCGTCCGCTGTCGCAGAAGGAGCGCGTCTCGGGCTACATCAGCGCCGGCGCCAGCTATGCCGAACTGCCGGGCCGCTACGCGCCCGACCTGAACGGCTCGGTCACCTGGAAGAACGAAGCCGGCACCTTCGGCGTGCTGGGCGCGCTGTTCGCCGAGAAGCGCTACGTGCGCCGCGACTCGGTCTCGCGCTTCGCCTACGGCACCAACAGCGGCTGGGACGTGATCAACACCGCCACCATGCTCGGCATCACCGACGCCTCGCTGGCCGGAACCGGCTACAAGGCCTCGGACCTGAACGGCGTGCGCCTGCCGGGTTCGATGAGCTCGGAATTCGTGGAATCGGTCCGCGACCGCAAGGGCGGCATGCTGTCGCTGCAGTTCAAGCCCAACCGCGACCTGGACGTGGTGGTCACCGGCTTCCACTCGGTGCTGGACGCCGACAACCACGGCCGCCTGACCTCGAGCGCGATCTACTCCATGCTGCTGGGTAAAAACCATCCGCTGGGCAGCACCGCCGCGACCGCGATCAACACCAACTCCAACGGCCAGCGCGTGTACGCGCAGATCCGCAACCCGGTGATCGTCAACGAGACCACCGTCTACGGCCACCCGCTGAAGGTGCTGAAGGCCGCCGACATCGTCTTCCCGGACGGCACCACGCCCCAGTACGTCGGCAACTCGGAAGGCTTCTTCCGCGACGGCGCCAAGGCCACCAGCTCCTTCCTGGACCTGGACGCCAAGTATCGCGTCAATGACGACCTGACCGTCAAGACCCTGCTGTCGGCAACCCGCGCCACCGGCCGCACCGAACTCGACCAGGGCCTGACCCTGGCGCGCTACGGCACCGGCATCTCCTACGCCCTGGGCGGCCTGCACGACGCGCCCTACGTCAAATACCACGGCGCCGGCAGCAACCAGCCGGGCCTGAACCCGGACGGCAGCGGCTACCGCATCGTCGACCGCGCGGCCTCGGGCGTGAAGACCATCGACAAGGAGTGGAACGCCCAGTTCGATGCCGAGTACAAGCTCAATCGCGGCTTCGTGCAGTCGCTGGAAGCCGGCGTGCGCGTGGCCGACCACGAGCGCACCACCGCGCGCCGCGGCCCGGCCTTCCGCGCCGCCCTGATCGACGGCACCACCGGCGCCCTGAACGCCGCCGCCATTACCCCGACCACCGGCTGGCAGCCGTATCCGGGCGACTTCGGCGGGGACCTGGGCGGCAGCTTCTGGGACAACACCGGCTTCACCTATACCCGCGACTTCACCAAGCAGTACACCGCCGAGAACACCAAGGAAACCAGCGCCGCCTGGGAACGCCGCGTGGGCACCGAGCTCGACGTGCGTGAGCGCCAGACCGCCGGCTACCTGATGGCCAACCTCGAGTGGGATCGCTGGTCGGGCAACGTCGGCCTGCGCTTCGTTCGCACCACCGTCAAGTCCAACATCCCGACCCCGATCAACCCGCGCAATGCCTGCGCGCGCATCGAGCCGAACCAGCCGGTCGTTCCCTGCGCCACCTTCCCGGGCGCGATCGTGGACGCGGGCGACGCTGTCGGCTACTTCGACGGCCAGCCCTTCAACCCGTTCAGCGGCACCATGTACTACAAGACGGCCACCAAGCGCGACTTCGACAACTGGCTGCCCAGCATGAACCTGCGCTACGAGATCAGCAAGGACATGATCGCGCGCTTCGGCGCCGGCCGCACCATCGGCCGCCAGAACTACAACATCCTGGGCGCGGGCTTCGGCAGCCCGACCTGCGATGCGCAAGGCTGCCGCGTGACCGGCCCCAACCCGGACCTGAAGCCCCAGACCGCCGACAACGTGGACCTGTCCTGGGCCTGGTACTTCGCGCCGCGCTCGATCATCGCCGTGAGCCTGTACCACTCGAAGATCAAGGGCTACCCGAAGACCGGCGTGGGCACCTCGACCATCGACCTGACCGACCCGCGCGACAACACGGTGAAGGCCTTCGTGGTCAACACCGCCGGCCAGCAGGGCGCCAAGATCAACGGCATCGACGTGCAGTACGAGCAGCCCTTCGGCAACACCGGCTTCGGCTTCACTTCCAACGTCAGCCGCGCCAAGACCAAGGTCGACGACGGCCGTCCGCTGGTGGGCGCGTCGGAGTGGACCGGCAACCTGGGCCTGTACTACGAGACCGACAAGATCTCGACCCGCCTGGTGGCCAACTACCGCGGCGAGTACGTGAACAGCACCACCGCGCCGGCGCCGACCGCCAACAGCCAGGGCCTGTCGACCATCAACGGCATCCTGATGCCGACTGCGCCGACCTACGCCGACGACGTCACCACGCTCGCGTTCTCGCTGAACTACTACTTCACCAAGAACATCGAGCTGGCCTTCAGCGCGACCAACCTGACCAACGCCAAGCGCGCCCAGTATCGCTATAGCGAAGAAGAGCAGCAGAAGCTGGACGTCAGCGGCCGTCAATACTTCGTCAACCTGCGCTACAAGTTCTGA
- a CDS encoding N-acetylmuramoyl-L-alanine amidase-like domain-containing protein, which produces MRLASLLFASAVLAGCAGAPAQRAPAPAPIPLAEVLNKQIYQMKPEEAGRYIAHVHASEPDLRKRIAAIGRKNIGQPYSLHLLGEFPYEIHDELPLFSLSHSDCVVFAEHTYAMALSQSWEEFFWMLQRIRYRDGVIGVATRNHYTEMDWNVANRWLLTDVSAELAGPDGPSYAMTVDRARFLRTRHNTVREIPVETSRQAYVAKDQVAAIAGQLQEGDFVNVISTRDGEYWASHVGLVVLGPNGERHFLHSAEPKVREETFASYIARAAEREARNAKEGKKGLVLAGFKFLRLNERIEVPPMAPQPRPGRPAGA; this is translated from the coding sequence ATGCGTCTTGCCAGCCTCCTGTTCGCCAGCGCCGTCCTCGCCGGATGCGCGGGCGCGCCCGCCCAGCGCGCCCCTGCGCCCGCCCCCATCCCCCTCGCCGAGGTGCTGAACAAGCAGATCTACCAGATGAAGCCGGAGGAAGCGGGCCGCTACATCGCCCACGTCCACGCGAGCGAGCCGGACCTGCGCAAGCGCATCGCGGCGATCGGCCGCAAGAACATCGGCCAGCCCTATTCGCTGCACCTGCTGGGCGAATTCCCCTACGAGATCCACGACGAGCTGCCCTTGTTCAGCCTGAGCCACAGCGACTGCGTGGTGTTCGCCGAGCACACCTATGCGATGGCGCTCTCGCAGTCCTGGGAAGAATTCTTCTGGATGCTGCAGCGGATCCGCTACCGCGACGGCGTGATCGGGGTGGCCACCCGCAACCACTACACCGAGATGGACTGGAACGTGGCCAACCGCTGGCTGCTCACCGACGTCAGCGCCGAACTGGCGGGCCCCGACGGCCCCTCCTACGCGATGACGGTCGACCGCGCGCGCTTCCTGCGCACCCGCCACAACACGGTGCGCGAGATCCCGGTCGAGACCAGCCGCCAGGCCTACGTCGCCAAGGACCAGGTGGCGGCCATCGCCGGCCAGCTGCAGGAAGGCGATTTCGTGAACGTGATCTCGACCCGCGACGGCGAATACTGGGCCTCGCACGTGGGCCTGGTGGTGCTGGGCCCGAACGGCGAGCGCCACTTCCTCCACTCGGCCGAGCCGAAAGTGCGCGAGGAGACCTTCGCGTCCTACATCGCACGCGCCGCCGAACGCGAGGCGCGCAACGCGAAGGAAGGCAAGAAGGGCCTGGTGCTGGCCGGCTTCAAGTTCCTGCGCCTGAACGAGCGCATCGAGGTGCCGCCGATGGCGCCGCAACCGCGTCCCGGCCGTCCCGCCGGGGCCTGA
- a CDS encoding nucleoside-diphosphate sugar epimerase/dehydratase yields MVLRGGDLRLAMSFSPGSYLLVALLTIAAFYLADLYRAVIRFIDHRLLSMAGLSLAIAISCAYLSLLAFNEVSFPRSALAIYWFIAFSYVVVSRIGLRNLLRVQRGSRAGNAVPVAIYGAGEAGARLAQALRDSDDYRALCFFDDKRSLHERTVAGLRVYPTARLAEMAAELGIRTTVIALPTAAPERVREIMQRLGQAGVPAKILNRLVDLEGDKPAPRDAIRELKFEDLLGRPPVPPRLDLFARCVRGKSVLVTGAGGSIGSELCRQIVTLTPAALHLLDHSEFALYTIRQELGARFPELPIHAHLGSVCNADLVDRVLREGRVDTIYHAAAYKHVPLVEANIVEGLRNNVLGARVVADCAARHAVRTCVLISSDKAVRPTNIMGASKRIAELIFQAAAAQNGGATTFCMVRFGNVLGSSGSVIPLFQRQIARGGPLTITHPEVSRYFMLIAEAAQLVIQAGAMAKGGDVFVLDMGEPVRIVDLARTMIAMHGLTERSPQNPRGDIDIQFVGLFPGEKLHEELLTEGVVFPSEHPRIMRMKESALRPSVLDTCITCLMMACDTHERGTIESMVKAVVAEYVPQAPQAAPAAEEAAAPRTSLARRFVPFRI; encoded by the coding sequence ATGGTATTGCGCGGGGGTGACCTGCGCCTTGCCATGAGTTTCAGCCCCGGCTCTTATTTACTCGTCGCATTATTAACCATCGCCGCCTTTTACCTGGCCGATTTATACCGCGCCGTCATCCGCTTTATCGATCACCGATTATTGAGCATGGCCGGCCTATCGCTGGCAATTGCCATTTCCTGCGCTTATCTTTCGCTGCTGGCATTTAATGAGGTGAGTTTCCCGCGCAGCGCCCTGGCGATTTACTGGTTCATCGCTTTTTCCTATGTCGTGGTGTCGCGCATTGGCCTGCGCAATCTGTTACGGGTGCAGCGCGGCTCCCGCGCCGGCAACGCGGTGCCGGTCGCCATCTATGGCGCGGGCGAAGCAGGCGCGCGCCTGGCCCAGGCCCTGCGCGACAGCGACGACTACCGCGCCCTGTGCTTTTTCGACGACAAGCGCTCCCTGCACGAGCGCACCGTGGCCGGTCTGCGGGTCTACCCCACCGCCCGCCTGGCCGAGATGGCCGCCGAACTCGGGATCCGGACCACCGTCATCGCCCTTCCCACGGCGGCCCCCGAGCGGGTACGCGAGATCATGCAACGCCTCGGCCAGGCCGGGGTGCCGGCCAAGATCCTCAACCGCCTGGTCGACCTCGAGGGCGACAAGCCGGCCCCGCGCGACGCCATCCGCGAGCTCAAGTTCGAAGACCTGCTCGGGCGCCCGCCGGTGCCGCCCCGGCTCGACCTGTTCGCCCGCTGCGTGCGCGGTAAGAGCGTGCTGGTCACCGGGGCCGGCGGCTCCATCGGCAGCGAACTGTGCCGCCAGATCGTCACCCTCACCCCGGCCGCCCTGCACCTGCTCGACCATTCCGAATTCGCGCTCTACACCATCCGCCAGGAGCTGGGGGCGCGCTTTCCCGAGCTGCCCATCCACGCCCACCTGGGTTCGGTGTGCAACGCCGACCTGGTCGACCGCGTCCTGCGCGAGGGCCGCGTCGACACCATCTACCACGCGGCCGCCTACAAGCACGTGCCGCTGGTGGAGGCCAACATCGTCGAAGGCCTGCGCAACAACGTGCTGGGGGCCAGGGTCGTGGCCGACTGCGCGGCCCGCCACGCGGTGCGCACCTGCGTGCTGATCTCCAGCGACAAGGCGGTGCGTCCGACCAACATCATGGGCGCGAGCAAGCGCATCGCCGAACTGATCTTCCAGGCGGCCGCCGCGCAAAACGGGGGCGCCACCACCTTCTGCATGGTCCGCTTCGGCAATGTGCTGGGCTCCTCCGGCTCGGTGATCCCCCTGTTCCAGCGCCAGATTGCGCGCGGCGGTCCGCTCACCATCACCCACCCCGAGGTCTCGCGCTACTTCATGCTGATTGCCGAGGCGGCCCAGCTGGTGATCCAGGCCGGCGCCATGGCCAAGGGCGGCGACGTGTTCGTGCTCGACATGGGCGAGCCGGTGCGCATCGTCGACCTGGCCCGCACCATGATCGCCATGCACGGCCTGACCGAGCGCAGCCCGCAGAACCCGCGCGGCGACATCGACATCCAGTTCGTCGGCCTGTTCCCGGGCGAGAAGCTGCACGAGGAGCTGCTCACAGAGGGCGTGGTCTTCCCCAGCGAGCACCCGCGCATCATGCGCATGAAGGAAAGCGCCCTGCGCCCCAGCGTGCTCGACACCTGCATCACCTGCCTGATGATGGCCTGCGACACCCACGAGCGCGGCACCATCGAATCGATGGTCAAGGCAGTGGTCGCCGAGTACGTGCCCCAGGCCCCGCAAGCCGCGCCGGCGGCCGAGGAAGCGGCCGCACCGCGCACCAGCCTGGCGCGCAGGTTCGTGCCCTTCCGCATCTGA
- a CDS encoding polysaccharide biosynthesis/export family protein — protein MLLILLVLVSALLTGCATGVGFASRTSGNDNTAPPTELITEKLIEAERQALVASAARQDLTPLFVPDPPPYTIGRGDILSIVVWDHPELAAGGMTSATAAADSNTAPPNAVPPGFAVDHLGRIQFPLIGMLTVEGQTEEGARALLAKKLARYIAHPNITLRVQSYRSKRVYVDGEVRTPGLQAIDDIPMTLVEAINRAGGMGPNADQSRILLERGEQRWTVNLRELVQKGVNPGAILLAHGDVVRVHSRDESKVFVSGEVITPKALTMHNGRLTLNEALGETGGISPTSGDARQVYVVRKTPERTRVFRLDARLSGALAMAESFELKPKDVVYVAASPLANWNRHLSLLFPGALTSAVGVTTRP, from the coding sequence TTGCTCCTGATCTTGCTCGTGCTGGTGTCGGCCTTGCTGACCGGTTGCGCCACCGGCGTCGGCTTCGCTTCGCGCACGAGCGGGAACGACAATACCGCCCCGCCTACCGAGCTCATCACCGAAAAGCTGATCGAGGCCGAGCGCCAGGCGCTGGTCGCGAGCGCCGCGCGCCAGGATCTGACGCCGCTGTTCGTGCCCGACCCGCCGCCTTACACCATCGGCCGCGGCGACATTCTCTCCATCGTGGTCTGGGACCACCCCGAGCTGGCCGCCGGCGGCATGACATCGGCCACGGCCGCCGCCGACAGCAACACCGCGCCGCCCAATGCGGTGCCGCCCGGCTTCGCGGTCGATCACCTCGGGCGCATCCAGTTCCCCCTGATCGGCATGCTGACGGTCGAGGGCCAGACCGAGGAGGGCGCGCGCGCACTGCTCGCCAAGAAGCTGGCGCGCTACATCGCCCATCCCAACATCACGCTGCGTGTCCAGTCCTACCGCAGCAAGCGCGTCTACGTCGACGGCGAGGTGCGCACCCCGGGCCTGCAGGCGATCGACGACATCCCCATGACCCTGGTGGAGGCCATCAACCGCGCCGGCGGCATGGGACCGAACGCCGACCAGAGCCGCATCCTGCTCGAGCGCGGCGAGCAGCGCTGGACCGTCAACCTGCGCGAGCTGGTGCAAAAGGGCGTGAACCCGGGCGCCATCCTGCTGGCCCACGGCGACGTGGTGCGGGTGCATTCGCGCGACGAGAGCAAGGTCTTCGTTTCGGGCGAGGTGATCACTCCGAAGGCCCTCACCATGCACAACGGCCGCCTGACCCTCAACGAGGCGCTCGGCGAAACCGGCGGCATCAGCCCGACCAGCGGCGACGCGCGCCAGGTTTACGTGGTGCGCAAGACGCCCGAGCGCACCCGCGTGTTCCGCCTCGACGCCCGCCTCAGCGGGGCGCTGGCCATGGCCGAATCCTTCGAGCTGAAACCGAAGGACGTCGTGTACGTGGCCGCCTCGCCGCTGGCGAACTGGAACCGCCACCTGAGCCTGCTCTTCCCGGGCGCGCTGACCTCGGCGGTGGGCGTGACCACCCGGCCCTGA
- a CDS encoding energy transducer TonB produces the protein MAPVSTPLIATDLDKEAEFSVPLPDLEQGEPVLAEAAPETETPDAPPEPVEAPDTPDPAVLARQAEEEAKAETEAKAMAAAEAKAEARRQAEALAAEQTRRREEEERARLAAAAREAEARLAQQEADQRAELQRLAREQAEREAQQREAEAQRLAAQRVAAEQERQAQENAAQLRQREQEAVAARLHAQQRAAEEAALREAEQARRRLEEQVAQQQRQQAEEAQRLAREQAERERLEEQARRRMAEENARRAAEEQARRLAAQQAEAEAEAERLARQRAGDEARRAAEDLARRQAAAPGADGQGAGSAGIGAGAGKGGRPAGALAGGVGSRASELLRGVTIPSVNPPPATAPEARPNARRALADGSERDVPLRLYVDSVRQKLERNAVLGGARFSWREVRIDPLVSLSLRSDGSVDEVTIVRSSGRPDMDEAVRRFVRLNARYSAFPPNVAARFDVIEIRRVWAFADGLKLMEEMR, from the coding sequence GTGGCGCCGGTATCGACGCCGCTCATCGCGACCGACCTGGACAAGGAGGCCGAATTCAGCGTCCCGCTGCCGGACCTGGAGCAGGGCGAGCCGGTGCTGGCCGAGGCGGCGCCCGAAACCGAAACACCGGACGCGCCGCCCGAGCCGGTCGAAGCGCCCGACACGCCGGATCCGGCCGTGCTGGCGCGGCAGGCCGAGGAAGAGGCCAAGGCCGAAACCGAGGCCAAGGCCATGGCGGCGGCTGAGGCCAAGGCCGAAGCGCGCCGGCAGGCCGAGGCATTGGCCGCCGAGCAAACCCGGCGTAGGGAAGAAGAGGAGAGGGCGCGCCTGGCCGCAGCCGCGCGCGAGGCCGAGGCCCGGTTGGCGCAGCAGGAGGCCGATCAGCGCGCCGAGCTGCAGCGCCTGGCCCGGGAGCAGGCGGAGCGCGAAGCGCAGCAGCGGGAGGCCGAGGCGCAGCGTCTCGCGGCGCAGCGCGTCGCGGCCGAGCAGGAACGCCAGGCCCAGGAAAATGCGGCGCAGTTGCGCCAGCGCGAACAGGAGGCAGTGGCCGCGCGACTCCATGCCCAGCAGCGGGCGGCCGAGGAGGCGGCCCTGCGCGAGGCCGAGCAAGCCCGGCGCAGGCTCGAGGAGCAAGTGGCGCAGCAGCAGCGCCAGCAGGCCGAGGAAGCGCAGCGCTTGGCGCGCGAACAGGCCGAGCGCGAACGCCTCGAGGAACAGGCAAGGCGCCGGATGGCGGAAGAGAACGCACGGCGGGCGGCGGAGGAACAGGCGCGCCGCCTCGCCGCACAACAAGCCGAGGCCGAGGCCGAGGCCGAGCGCCTGGCGCGCCAGCGTGCCGGGGACGAGGCGCGCCGCGCGGCCGAGGACCTGGCCCGGCGCCAGGCCGCCGCTCCGGGGGCGGACGGGCAGGGAGCGGGCTCCGCCGGCATCGGCGCGGGAGCGGGCAAGGGCGGGCGTCCTGCCGGTGCGCTGGCGGGCGGCGTCGGCAGCAGGGCCAGTGAGCTGCTGCGCGGGGTCACCATCCCGAGCGTGAATCCGCCGCCGGCCACGGCGCCAGAGGCGCGGCCGAACGCGCGCCGCGCGCTCGCCGACGGCAGCGAGCGCGACGTGCCGCTGCGCTTGTACGTGGACAGCGTGCGCCAGAAGCTCGAACGCAATGCGGTGCTGGGTGGAGCCCGCTTCTCCTGGCGCGAGGTGCGCATCGATCCGCTGGTCAGCCTGTCCCTGCGCAGCGACGGCAGCGTCGACGAGGTCACCATCGTGCGCTCCAGCGGCCGGCCCGACATGGACGAGGCGGTGCGCCGATTCGTCCGCCTGAACGCCCGCTATTCCGCCTTCCCGCCGAACGTCGCGGCGCGCTTCGACGTGATCGAGATCCGCCGCGTCTGGGCCTTCGCCGACGGCCTCAAGCTGATGGAAGAAATGCGCTGA
- a CDS encoding MBL fold metallo-hydrolase produces MALFRTLHRLTITLLLACSAQLAVAQAQPQAAMPAADTYRLELAAADAAPAREGSVQFIGTATVLIRFQGFTILTDPNFLHKGDHVHLGYGLKSQRLTDPAFPFEQLPPIDLVVLSHLHGDHFDQLVEQKLDRATPIVTTKEGGEGLKRMGFKRVYGLSVWDRLEVSKGEARLRITGTPGRHGPAGVAALLPKVMGAVLDFGAAPDTPDYRMYISGDTLVYDDIQEIAHRYPGIDLALLHLGGTRILGFVKVTMDGKDGVRMMQIVRPKKALPIHYNDYDVFKSPLEDFAREVRAAGLEKDVIYLKHGETYRFEPAAR; encoded by the coding sequence ATGGCCCTGTTCCGCACGCTGCACCGCCTGACCATCACGCTCCTGCTCGCTTGCTCCGCGCAACTGGCCGTGGCGCAGGCCCAGCCGCAGGCCGCCATGCCGGCTGCGGACACCTACCGCCTGGAACTGGCCGCTGCGGACGCCGCCCCCGCGCGCGAGGGCAGCGTGCAGTTCATCGGCACTGCGACGGTGCTGATCCGCTTCCAGGGCTTCACCATCCTCACGGACCCGAACTTCCTGCACAAGGGCGACCATGTGCACCTGGGCTATGGGCTGAAGTCGCAGCGCCTGACCGATCCTGCCTTCCCCTTCGAGCAGCTGCCGCCGATCGACCTGGTGGTGCTGTCGCATCTGCACGGCGACCATTTCGACCAACTGGTCGAACAGAAGCTGGACCGCGCCACGCCGATCGTCACCACCAAGGAAGGTGGCGAAGGGCTCAAGCGCATGGGTTTCAAGCGGGTCTATGGGCTGTCGGTCTGGGACCGCCTCGAGGTGAGCAAGGGCGAAGCGCGCCTGCGCATCACCGGCACGCCGGGCCGCCACGGTCCGGCCGGGGTGGCCGCCCTGTTGCCGAAGGTCATGGGCGCCGTGCTCGACTTCGGCGCGGCGCCGGACACGCCCGACTACCGCATGTACATCAGCGGCGACACCCTGGTCTACGACGACATCCAGGAGATCGCGCACCGCTACCCCGGCATCGACCTGGCCCTGCTGCACCTGGGCGGCACTCGCATCCTCGGCTTCGTCAAGGTGACCATGGACGGCAAGGACGGCGTGCGCATGATGCAGATCGTACGGCCCAAGAAAGCCCTGCCGATCCACTACAACGACTATGACGTGTTCAAGTCGCCTCTGGAGGACTTCGCGCGCGAGGTCAGGGCGGCCGGTCTGGAGAAGGACGTCATCTACCTGAAGCACGGCGAGACCTACCGCTTCGAGCCCGCCGCGCGCTAG
- a CDS encoding DUF5710 domain-containing protein, with translation MQFLDVPYAEKDGAKALGARWNPTRKRWYVPDGVDPAPFAQWLPKGGGAEAGGASGGPKGRVDAYAAKLVVGANCIDYSHDCNPFEPCAVCEAALAGSEWAAARARLLALRGKT, from the coding sequence ATGCAGTTTCTTGACGTACCGTATGCCGAAAAAGACGGCGCCAAAGCCCTGGGCGCCCGCTGGAACCCGACCCGCAAGCGCTGGTACGTGCCCGATGGCGTCGACCCCGCACCCTTCGCCCAGTGGCTGCCGAAAGGGGGCGGCGCGGAGGCCGGCGGCGCGAGCGGCGGACCCAAGGGCAGGGTGGATGCCTATGCCGCCAAGCTGGTGGTCGGGGCCAATTGCATCGACTACAGCCACGACTGCAATCCCTTCGAGCCCTGCGCCGTCTGCGAGGCGGCCCTGGCCGGCAGCGAGTGGGCCGCGGCGCGCGCCCGCCTGCTGGCCTTGCGCGGCAAGACCTGA
- a CDS encoding LysR family transcriptional regulator, with protein MINYKHLQYFHVVATAGTVARAAQQLHVSAQAISTQLQVLEDQLGEELFRKKGRLLELTEAGKTVLQYAEQIFSLGNELEQAIRRGVFTGTETLRVGICDVIPKTMAFRLLQPARDAGLAMRLVCREGRFADLVQDLSAHRLDLVISDQGLPPGGTVRGHTHLLGSSTVAVVGHADLCRRYAGTFPQRLREAPFLMPGQDAIIHTQLKGWLESQQLRPIVVGEFDDGALLKSFARAGAGFIVVPAVLARTVCEQHELELAGMIDAIVEQFYAVTVERRVHHPALRRILDRAGAIFAGEGAT; from the coding sequence ATGATCAACTACAAGCACCTGCAGTACTTCCACGTGGTGGCGACAGCGGGCACGGTAGCGCGCGCCGCCCAGCAATTGCACGTCAGCGCCCAGGCCATCAGCACCCAGTTGCAGGTGCTGGAAGACCAGTTGGGGGAGGAACTGTTCCGCAAGAAAGGGCGGCTCCTGGAGCTGACCGAGGCGGGCAAGACAGTGCTGCAATATGCCGAGCAGATCTTCAGCCTCGGCAACGAGCTGGAGCAGGCGATCCGGCGCGGGGTCTTCACCGGCACCGAAACCTTGCGCGTCGGCATCTGCGATGTGATTCCCAAGACCATGGCCTTCCGCCTGCTGCAGCCGGCGCGCGACGCCGGGCTGGCGATGCGGCTGGTGTGCCGCGAAGGCCGCTTCGCCGACCTGGTGCAGGACCTGAGCGCGCACCGGCTCGACCTGGTGATCTCGGACCAGGGCCTGCCGCCGGGCGGCACGGTGCGCGGCCACACCCACCTGTTGGGATCGAGCACGGTGGCGGTGGTCGGCCACGCCGACTTGTGCCGCCGCTACGCCGGCACCTTCCCGCAGCGGCTGCGCGAAGCACCCTTCCTGATGCCGGGCCAGGACGCCATCATCCATACCCAGCTCAAGGGCTGGCTCGAATCCCAGCAGCTGCGTCCCATCGTGGTCGGCGAGTTCGACGACGGCGCGCTGCTCAAGTCCTTCGCCCGCGCCGGCGCCGGCTTCATCGTGGTCCCGGCGGTGCTGGCGCGCACCGTGTGCGAGCAGCACGAACTCGAGCTCGCCGGCATGATCGACGCCATCGTCGAGCAGTTCTATGCCGTGACCGTCGAGCGGCGCGTGCACCACCCGGCGCTGCGCCGGATCCTGGACCGGGCCGGCGCGATCTTCGCCGGGGAGGGCGCGACCTAG